One genomic segment of Strix aluco isolate bStrAlu1 chromosome 7, bStrAlu1.hap1, whole genome shotgun sequence includes these proteins:
- the BBIP1 gene encoding BBSome-interacting protein 1, which produces MPEGKATLREVLPKQGQLSVEDAAAMVLCKPKVLPLKSVSLEKLEALQRAALEAARPPEGAPPPRP; this is translated from the exons ATGCCGGAGGGGAAGGCAACGCTGCGGGAGGTCCTGCCCAAGCAAG GGCAGCTGTCGGTGGAGGACGCGGCCGCCATGGTGCTGTGCAAGCCCAAGGTGTTGCCCCTTAAGTCGGTGTCGCTGGAGAAGCTGGAGGCGCTGCAGCGGGCGGCGCTGGAGGCGGCGCGGCCGCCTGAGGGGGCACCGCCGCCCCGGCCCTAG